From [Clostridium] symbiosum, a single genomic window includes:
- a CDS encoding MATE family efflux transporter → MNNKNLPAENVYQKPVTLKNIIKFSVPTIVMTVFMSFYTMVDGLFVSNLIGTGALSAINLTAPAITLVTAVSTMLATGGSAVIMKKMGAGLQEESRQDFTFLILVNVAVGLIMYLAGRVVMQPIFSSMALSPVVSGYCSEYLGQYLLFTVPILLMNNFTIYMIASGKSRVPLVCTAAGGILNIVLDYVFIAILDMGIGGAAIATGLGYSVTAVAGLFLFSDKKNMLYFKKPVIRPEVLLHAASNGSSEMATSLVTGIVTLMFNWIMLKYAGEDGVAAITIIMYVLMFAGSIYTGYAYGVAPMISFYYGEKNSLKLKSLITTSLKIIGAVSVLAMALSIAATRPLVSVFVRPDNPVFGLAVTGNRICSLALLFIGFNIFTSSMFTALSNGFISALLAFTRSFVFMVAAMLILPAVLGINGAWLANPAAELMALFLSAFMYFRYKKRYRY, encoded by the coding sequence GTGAATAACAAGAACTTACCCGCTGAGAATGTCTACCAGAAACCTGTGACGCTTAAAAATATTATAAAATTCTCCGTGCCGACCATTGTCATGACGGTATTTATGTCATTTTACACCATGGTGGACGGACTGTTCGTCTCGAATCTCATCGGGACGGGAGCCCTGTCCGCCATCAACCTGACAGCGCCCGCCATCACTCTGGTGACTGCCGTGTCCACGATGCTGGCAACCGGCGGGAGCGCCGTTATAATGAAAAAAATGGGAGCCGGGCTGCAGGAAGAATCCAGGCAGGATTTTACATTTTTAATCCTGGTCAATGTGGCGGTCGGCCTGATCATGTACCTCGCAGGCCGCGTTGTGATGCAGCCCATCTTCAGCAGTATGGCGCTGTCGCCGGTGGTTTCCGGTTACTGCTCCGAATACCTGGGGCAATATCTTTTGTTTACGGTGCCGATTCTTCTGATGAATAACTTTACGATTTACATGATCGCAAGCGGGAAATCCCGGGTTCCCCTGGTGTGTACCGCGGCGGGCGGTATCCTGAATATTGTGTTGGATTATGTGTTTATCGCTATCCTGGATATGGGAATCGGAGGCGCGGCAATCGCAACCGGCCTGGGCTATTCGGTGACAGCCGTTGCCGGACTGTTTCTCTTTTCGGATAAAAAGAATATGCTGTACTTTAAAAAACCGGTTATCCGGCCCGAAGTTCTCTTACATGCGGCGTCCAACGGTTCCTCCGAAATGGCTACCTCCCTTGTCACGGGAATCGTAACCCTGATGTTTAACTGGATCATGTTGAAATATGCCGGTGAGGACGGTGTTGCCGCGATTACGATTATCATGTACGTGCTGATGTTCGCCGGCTCCATTTATACGGGCTACGCCTATGGGGTTGCCCCGATGATCAGCTTTTATTACGGTGAAAAAAACAGTCTGAAACTCAAGTCCCTGATCACGACGAGTTTAAAAATCATCGGCGCTGTCTCGGTCTTAGCCATGGCGCTGTCCATCGCGGCCACAAGACCCCTTGTATCTGTATTCGTCCGGCCGGATAATCCCGTCTTCGGACTCGCCGTCACCGGCAACCGGATCTGTTCCCTGGCGCTGCTGTTCATCGGCTTCAATATCTTTACCAGCAGCATGTTTACCGCGCTGTCGAACGGTTTTATCTCCGCCCTCCTGGCGTTCACCCGCTCCTTTGTCTTTATGGTGGCCGCCATGCTCATCTTACCGGCCGTACTGGGAATCAACGGCGCCTGGCTGGCAAACCCGGCCGCGGAACTCATGGCGCTGTTCCTGTCCGCATTTATGTATTTCCGGTACAAAAAACGGTACCGGTACTGA
- a CDS encoding MerR family transcriptional regulator → MSKNHNTQFTIGQFAALHGINKKTLMWYDEIGLFKPAAIKKNGYRYYTYYQSSVLETILMLRELNVSIGEIREFMELRSPSRLKELLEEKIKEVDKTVNHLKQLRKTLTARKEEMSFLLSLDLSDITVVEKEKRYIAVVDIPQGMSFDTEIEMVIEEAGKYQLSRLHDAEYGSMISVENLYGGKMDEYSGMFMRIPSPLERKGLRIQPAGRYLTAYYRGNWDGLAGKYKELLAYAEEKGLKLCGYAYETGINELVINSIDEYVTQIEILTDN, encoded by the coding sequence ATGTCTAAAAATCATAATACGCAGTTCACAATCGGCCAGTTTGCAGCCCTCCACGGAATCAATAAGAAGACACTCATGTGGTACGATGAAATTGGACTGTTTAAGCCTGCCGCAATTAAGAAAAACGGATACCGGTACTATACGTATTACCAGAGTTCCGTGCTGGAGACAATCCTGATGCTGAGGGAACTGAACGTTTCCATCGGGGAGATACGCGAATTCATGGAACTGCGTTCGCCATCCCGGCTGAAAGAGCTTCTGGAAGAAAAGATTAAAGAGGTGGACAAAACGGTCAATCATTTAAAACAGCTTCGAAAGACGTTGACGGCCCGAAAAGAGGAGATGTCCTTTCTGCTGTCCCTGGATCTTTCGGATATCACCGTTGTGGAAAAAGAAAAGCGTTATATAGCGGTTGTGGATATCCCTCAGGGAATGTCTTTTGATACAGAAATTGAGATGGTCATCGAGGAGGCGGGAAAATATCAGTTGTCGAGGCTGCATGACGCGGAATACGGCTCCATGATTTCCGTGGAAAATCTGTACGGCGGTAAGATGGACGAGTATTCCGGGATGTTTATGAGGATACCCAGCCCGCTGGAACGGAAAGGACTCCGGATACAGCCGGCGGGCCGGTATTTGACGGCATACTACAGGGGAAACTGGGACGGGCTGGCCGGGAAATATAAAGAGCTGCTGGCATATGCGGAGGAAAAGGGACTCAAATTATGCGGCTATGCCTATGAGACGGGGATTAATGAGCTTGTGATTAATTCGATCGATGAATATGTGACACAGATTGAAATTTTGACGGACAATTAA
- a CDS encoding DNA-3-methyladenine glycosylase I, whose protein sequence is MCEKIRCSWAGSTPIYMDYHDNEWGRPEHDDRKLFEMLILESMQAGLSWITVLNKREAFRAAFDGFDPEKIVRYGEDKIQELMENKGIIRNRLKINAAVNNAGAFLETVQKYGSFDQFIWAYVDHKPITNHWKTMEEMPANTPLSDKISKDLKKMGFKFVGSTIIYSFMQAIGMVNDHITDCFVYEELFKTQPCNSSTKI, encoded by the coding sequence ATGTGTGAAAAAATAAGATGTTCTTGGGCAGGCAGCACTCCTATCTATATGGACTATCACGACAATGAATGGGGGCGTCCTGAACATGACGACAGGAAGCTGTTTGAAATGCTGATCCTGGAATCCATGCAGGCGGGTCTGTCATGGATTACGGTTTTGAATAAAAGAGAGGCATTCCGGGCGGCTTTTGACGGATTTGACCCTGAAAAAATCGTCCGTTACGGCGAAGATAAAATCCAGGAGCTGATGGAAAACAAGGGAATCATCAGAAACCGCCTGAAAATCAATGCCGCCGTAAACAACGCCGGGGCCTTTTTGGAAACCGTCCAGAAATACGGAAGTTTTGATCAGTTTATCTGGGCCTATGTGGATCACAAGCCCATTACCAATCACTGGAAAACCATGGAGGAAATGCCTGCCAACACTCCGCTCTCGGATAAAATCAGCAAGGACTTGAAAAAGATGGGATTTAAGTTCGTAGGTTCCACCATAATTTATTCATTCATGCAGGCCATTGGGATGGTCAATGACCATATAACGGATTGTTTCGTTTATGAAGAGCTTTTTAAAACGCAGCCCTGTAACAGCAGCACGAAAATATGA
- a CDS encoding DUF6232 family protein encodes MAVQNKFYKYKVTEIGIKNDLITWENNALPLSGISRIWTGGLPQMPYPSGVALILLFIALSGPRIINMLVMLSILAVGAAAWLLHYRSGNTERWMNLELYSGEIYSLSTGSDNFVDQFYDALKDSFGGITPPGREINFNTDGKIVSIAKEEPVKEEPLKETPGIMGISSQGTKNSQLVSELQKLYQSYIKKADTNSEILNLINDAARLIEANDQDGLKASFKKFVLAGLINDCNALGLDSLITEIRSSVY; translated from the coding sequence ATGGCAGTTCAAAATAAATTTTACAAATATAAAGTTACCGAAATCGGTATTAAAAACGACCTGATAACCTGGGAAAACAATGCTCTTCCTCTGTCCGGTATTTCCCGGATATGGACCGGCGGCCTTCCCCAAATGCCGTATCCGTCCGGCGTGGCCCTGATTCTGCTTTTTATCGCCTTATCAGGCCCCAGGATAATAAACATGCTGGTTATGCTTTCAATTCTGGCTGTTGGAGCAGCGGCCTGGCTTCTTCACTACAGATCCGGCAATACGGAAAGATGGATGAACCTGGAACTATACTCCGGGGAAATTTATTCCCTGTCTACCGGCAGTGATAATTTTGTAGACCAGTTTTATGATGCTTTAAAAGACAGTTTTGGGGGAATCACTCCTCCCGGCCGTGAAATAAATTTTAATACGGACGGCAAAATAGTAAGTATTGCGAAAGAAGAACCTGTAAAAGAGGAACCGTTGAAAGAAACACCCGGCATCATGGGAATCAGCAGCCAGGGTACAAAAAACAGCCAGTTAGTTTCCGAACTCCAGAAACTGTATCAGAGTTATATTAAAAAAGCGGATACAAACAGTGAGATTTTAAACCTCATTAACGATGCGGCCCGGCTGATTGAAGCAAACGACCAGGATGGACTTAAGGCATCCTTTAAAAAATTTGTCCTGGCAGGCTTAATTAATGACTGCAACGCTTTAGGCCTCGATTCACTTATAACAGAAATCAGGAGTTCTGTTTATTGA
- a CDS encoding DUF4489 domain-containing protein, whose translation MYYGLFGRGCYPRSKACNCSPRPSGQQEAMIRPPALPDTNRCLNSGKKLQGGNNIKIKSAVFGGLIIPEGTEKRATFHVASLTLNACCYKELLVQLSFSCNIIASKSKLCLRFQIVKQEKCQPFSIPLSTGVLYCRDKTEMEANTFTLSVCDCDLMAGKGCTYSVYVENEGAETVGTGIIASPVLIATIIDKN comes from the coding sequence ATGTATTACGGTTTATTCGGACGCGGCTGTTATCCGCGTTCAAAAGCATGTAACTGTTCTCCCCGGCCATCCGGCCAACAGGAGGCAATGATTCGGCCACCCGCTTTACCTGATACAAATCGTTGCCTCAATTCCGGCAAGAAGCTACAGGGTGGAAACAATATAAAGATTAAAAGCGCTGTTTTCGGAGGGCTTATTATACCGGAAGGCACAGAAAAGAGAGCCACATTTCATGTGGCTTCTCTTACTCTGAATGCTTGCTGCTATAAAGAACTTCTGGTGCAGCTCAGCTTTTCCTGCAATATTATTGCCAGCAAATCGAAGCTCTGCCTTCGATTCCAGATAGTGAAGCAGGAAAAATGCCAGCCTTTTTCCATACCGCTCAGCACCGGAGTATTATACTGCCGTGATAAAACGGAAATGGAGGCAAATACATTTACACTGTCGGTCTGCGATTGTGATTTAATGGCCGGCAAAGGCTGTACGTACAGCGTTTACGTCGAAAACGAGGGCGCTGAAACGGTGGGAACAGGCATCATTGCAAGCCCTGTTTTAATTGCAACCATAATAGACAAAAATTAA
- a CDS encoding DUF4489 domain-containing protein: MSDTNCNNCEYDNRECCDCDCKCYCECEKTRPLAPNRTTLKCGCPGAVTLPLATIAGTNFTVSTVTVDTKGFRKPCIKFEFASNIVTTAAVLTLNLQIFKQCKNQLVPIPVGPVWTFSRLVAITSSDAFSFFVCDCDICDQECCTYSVVATVAGVATVGVTSINNATLSAIVVDNGCN; encoded by the coding sequence ATGAGCGATACAAACTGCAATAATTGCGAGTATGATAATAGAGAGTGTTGTGATTGTGACTGCAAATGCTACTGTGAGTGTGAAAAGACAAGACCGCTTGCCCCGAACAGAACAACTTTAAAATGCGGCTGCCCAGGCGCTGTTACGCTGCCTTTAGCTACGATTGCAGGAACAAATTTTACCGTTTCTACCGTAACCGTAGATACCAAAGGATTCCGCAAACCATGTATCAAGTTTGAATTTGCCAGCAACATCGTTACAACAGCTGCCGTTTTAACCCTTAATCTGCAGATATTCAAACAGTGCAAAAACCAGCTGGTTCCTATTCCAGTAGGTCCCGTTTGGACATTCTCCAGGCTTGTTGCCATCACATCCAGCGATGCTTTCTCATTCTTTGTATGTGACTGTGATATCTGTGACCAGGAATGCTGCACTTACAGTGTGGTTGCTACGGTTGCCGGTGTTGCTACAGTCGGCGTTACTTCTATTAATAATGCAACACTGTCTGCAATCGTTGTCGACAACGGCTGCAACTAA
- a CDS encoding zinc ribbon domain-containing protein gives MICPECGHETSGNFCSNCGALLKTGKSPDTHEITYRRRSRAQNFETSKTAAVRDETAAAADRSTVYGRYSDDGAGSNARTGANDGAGVNDRSALYDSSENSGYRSRFQDPSSRQSGEPAARRNAERQERDNTESRAERRANSRKKDKPKKASSSKDSGKSGPSKKEVRLEQKEKKLRENRISSLESEVERLTVQERLRDRRRWDQDEERDGDSGPDLGEMAAKGAAGVVVIAARVMQLASFFMMGTMVLIMARSFLKYSEGLGDISVIAAERNYGLALYVGIAGVSLFMGVIWCLWILSRKGAGGGFRLKKYDTGRGLIPFIICGAAVFAAGPALTLLPPVEGVVGQWQGIVTGAKAVLTAVNVHRGTLLFCSGAGAVMSLIRRILLV, from the coding sequence ATGATTTGTCCAGAATGCGGACACGAAACATCAGGGAATTTTTGCAGTAACTGCGGCGCCCTGCTGAAAACAGGAAAGTCTCCGGACACTCATGAAATTACATATAGACGAAGATCCAGGGCACAAAACTTTGAAACGTCCAAAACTGCGGCCGTCAGAGATGAAACCGCGGCAGCAGCAGACCGAAGCACGGTGTATGGCAGGTATTCGGATGACGGGGCAGGTTCGAATGCCAGGACTGGTGCGAATGACGGGGCTGGTGTGAATGACAGGTCTGCTCTGTACGACAGTTCTGAAAACAGCGGATACAGGAGCCGTTTTCAAGATCCGTCCTCCAGACAGTCCGGGGAACCGGCGGCCAGGCGAAACGCGGAACGTCAGGAACGCGATAATACGGAGAGCCGTGCAGAGAGGCGGGCAAATTCCAGAAAGAAGGACAAGCCTAAGAAAGCATCCTCCTCAAAGGATTCTGGAAAAAGTGGTCCGAGTAAAAAAGAGGTGCGCCTTGAACAAAAGGAGAAAAAGCTCAGGGAAAACAGAATCAGCAGCCTGGAGAGCGAAGTGGAACGTCTTACGGTACAGGAACGGCTCAGGGACAGGCGCAGATGGGACCAGGATGAGGAAAGAGACGGTGATTCCGGTCCGGATCTGGGTGAGATGGCAGCCAAAGGAGCGGCGGGCGTTGTGGTCATTGCCGCCCGTGTGATGCAGCTGGCATCATTCTTTATGATGGGAACCATGGTACTTATTATGGCGCGCTCTTTTCTCAAATACAGTGAGGGACTTGGAGATATCAGCGTAATAGCAGCCGAGCGTAATTATGGGCTGGCGCTTTATGTGGGGATTGCAGGCGTTTCCCTGTTTATGGGCGTTATCTGGTGCCTGTGGATTCTGTCCAGAAAAGGTGCAGGCGGAGGTTTCAGGCTGAAGAAATACGATACCGGAAGAGGACTGATTCCTTTTATAATCTGCGGCGCCGCCGTATTTGCGGCGGGACCGGCGCTGACTCTTCTTCCTCCTGTGGAAGGCGTTGTGGGGCAATGGCAGGGAATTGTCACGGGTGCGAAAGCCGTCCTGACGGCAGTCAACGTGCACCGCGGCACTCTCCTGTTCTGCAGCGGAGCGGGAGCCGTGATGTCGCTCATACGGAGAATTCTTCTGGTTTAA
- a CDS encoding RNA ligase RtcB family protein — MKSENCILISSGNNWVEQAAKDQLEGVSRLPGVVRTVGLPDLHPGKSPVGIAVLSRGRFYPHLIGNDIGCGMSLFDTGVKLKKFRQDKWGSRLSYIRELRDIPAENPYEEECPILDLGTIGSGNHFAEFQCVDEVFDNELADRLGLPKDRVLLLIHSGSRGYGQEILKRYFRPEGLEEGSAEAHDYLAEHNRALLWAARNREVTASKLLDCVGVNAQPTKLLECSHNYLERTEEGWLHRKGSVSAKQGAVVIPGSRGSRTYLCLPSENTEIALGSLSHGAGRKWARSICKSRIDKKYDRDSIRTTEWKSRVVCHDTNLLFQEAPEAYKNVEQVIQSLKDWELIEVAAAFRPLITYKG, encoded by the coding sequence TTGAAAAGTGAAAATTGCATATTAATCAGCAGTGGCAACAATTGGGTTGAACAGGCGGCAAAAGACCAGCTGGAGGGAGTATCGCGTCTTCCGGGCGTGGTGAGGACTGTGGGGCTGCCGGATCTGCATCCGGGAAAATCACCGGTGGGAATCGCAGTTCTAAGCCGCGGCCGGTTTTACCCTCACCTGATTGGAAACGATATCGGCTGTGGGATGAGTCTTTTTGACACCGGCGTAAAGCTAAAGAAATTCCGTCAGGATAAATGGGGATCCAGGCTCAGTTACATCAGGGAACTGAGGGATATACCCGCTGAAAACCCATATGAGGAGGAGTGCCCAATCCTGGATTTGGGAACGATCGGATCTGGAAACCATTTTGCCGAATTCCAGTGTGTGGATGAGGTGTTTGATAATGAACTGGCGGATCGGCTGGGGTTACCGAAGGACCGGGTACTTCTTTTAATTCACAGTGGCTCCAGAGGCTACGGGCAGGAGATTTTAAAGCGGTATTTCCGGCCGGAGGGCCTGGAGGAGGGAAGTGCGGAGGCTCATGATTATCTGGCGGAACATAACCGGGCTCTTCTGTGGGCGGCCAGAAACAGAGAGGTTACGGCGTCAAAACTTCTGGACTGCGTGGGAGTGAATGCCCAGCCCACAAAACTTCTGGAGTGCAGCCATAACTATTTGGAACGGACGGAGGAGGGCTGGCTCCACCGGAAGGGAAGTGTTTCAGCAAAACAGGGGGCCGTTGTGATACCGGGGTCAAGGGGAAGCAGAACTTATCTCTGCCTGCCGTCGGAGAATACGGAAATTGCCCTTGGTTCCCTGTCTCACGGGGCCGGGCGCAAATGGGCCAGAAGCATCTGCAAAAGCAGGATCGATAAAAAATACGACAGGGACTCCATCCGTACGACGGAGTGGAAAAGCCGCGTGGTATGCCACGATACAAACCTGCTGTTTCAGGAAGCTCCGGAGGCGTACAAGAATGTGGAACAGGTGATTCAGTCCCTGAAGGACTGGGAACTCATCGAGGTGGCGGCCGCTTTCCGTCCCCTGATTACGTATAAAGGGTAG
- the prfH gene encoding peptide chain release factor H, translating to MRIQLSSGQGPAECELAVGLLYEALKREYPDIKLIDFVQGKRKGGFTSIRFDTSRELRGLEGSVLWICKSPYRPEHKRKNWYVDISVIEEEKRITEEKLVRYETFRSGGKGGQHVNKVETGVRVIHIPTGTAVVSTQARSQHMNKQLAMNRLCEILAERNLDCDRKEKNLAWMEHNRLERGNPVRTYEGMEFRRRKKQRAENKREK from the coding sequence ATGAGAATTCAGTTAAGTTCCGGGCAGGGCCCGGCAGAATGTGAACTGGCGGTCGGACTTCTCTATGAAGCGCTGAAACGGGAATATCCCGACATAAAGCTGATTGACTTTGTGCAGGGAAAGAGAAAGGGAGGATTTACATCCATCCGTTTTGACACCAGCCGGGAGCTGCGCGGGTTGGAGGGCAGTGTACTGTGGATTTGTAAAAGTCCGTACCGGCCGGAGCATAAGAGAAAGAACTGGTATGTGGATATCAGTGTCATAGAGGAAGAAAAAAGAATTACAGAGGAAAAACTGGTGCGTTACGAGACATTCCGCAGCGGCGGAAAGGGAGGACAGCACGTAAATAAGGTAGAGACGGGGGTCAGGGTGATCCATATCCCTACCGGAACCGCCGTGGTATCCACCCAGGCCAGAAGCCAGCATATGAATAAACAGCTTGCTATGAACAGGCTGTGCGAGATCCTGGCCGAACGGAACCTGGACTGCGACAGGAAGGAAAAGAACCTGGCCTGGATGGAGCATAACCGGCTGGAACGGGGGAATCCGGTCAGGACGTATGAGGGGATGGAGTTTCGGAGGAGGAAAAAGCAACGGGCAGAGAATAAGAGAGAAAAATAA
- a CDS encoding FGGY family carbohydrate kinase, whose product MKQHKGLLLGIDIGTTGTKCTFYYTDGTVAAHAYQEYPMICPEPGWAEQNPEVWWQAVCSSLKTCFAKQHVEAGQVLSIGLSCTNAVVLVDLNGKPVYNAIGLRDNRAGEQVEWLKEQVGDSYVREITANHIAGGSFTLPTLRWMIDHRPHLVERAYKFLMPDGYIIQRLTGQFTINRPRMSFTLLSDIKTGEWSDKLIERSQFPRRLLPEPFNPADIVGTVTKEAAAATGLAAGTKVTAGCLDTAAASCGSGAVSPGDFAITMGSSGRICYISEQPIYDSRFLNCPTALGGLYAVIQSTDNCGVSLRWFRDLFGKAVQDEAHEAGLSVYDYFNRLAEQSKAGAGGLLYLPYLSGEKSPIWNPDAKGVFFGLSIKSSYGDCVRAIMEGVAYSIRDCMNTVIHNSPPPELIPLGGGIGKSTIWCQIMADVLGCKILKLENSETETLGDMIVAAQSINLQEIPCDFGKKHASGTILIPDGSCRQIYEEGFRKYKSLYESLKPLF is encoded by the coding sequence ATGAAACAGCACAAAGGACTTCTGCTGGGAATCGATATCGGAACTACAGGAACCAAATGTACTTTTTATTATACCGACGGAACCGTCGCCGCACACGCATATCAGGAATACCCGATGATTTGTCCTGAACCCGGCTGGGCGGAGCAAAACCCCGAGGTCTGGTGGCAGGCCGTGTGCAGCAGCCTGAAAACGTGTTTTGCCAAGCAGCATGTCGAAGCCGGGCAAGTTCTATCGATTGGCCTCAGTTGTACGAATGCAGTCGTGCTTGTGGATTTAAACGGGAAACCGGTCTATAACGCTATTGGACTGCGCGACAACCGGGCGGGTGAACAGGTGGAGTGGCTGAAAGAACAGGTTGGAGATTCTTATGTCCGGGAAATCACCGCCAACCACATTGCCGGAGGAAGCTTTACCCTCCCCACGCTTCGCTGGATGATTGACCACAGGCCCCATCTGGTTGAGCGGGCCTATAAATTTCTGATGCCAGATGGGTATATTATCCAGCGGCTGACCGGACAATTTACCATCAACCGGCCACGGATGAGCTTTACCCTTTTATCCGATATTAAAACGGGTGAGTGGTCCGACAAATTAATCGAGCGTTCACAATTCCCGCGCCGCCTCCTGCCCGAGCCATTTAACCCAGCCGACATTGTCGGCACAGTTACAAAAGAAGCGGCGGCAGCTACCGGACTGGCGGCCGGAACTAAGGTGACCGCCGGCTGTCTCGATACCGCAGCGGCCAGTTGCGGGAGCGGTGCGGTAAGTCCCGGCGATTTTGCAATCACTATGGGAAGCAGCGGAAGAATCTGCTACATCAGTGAGCAGCCAATTTACGACAGCCGTTTTTTGAACTGTCCTACCGCTCTCGGCGGACTGTATGCCGTAATCCAGTCCACCGATAACTGCGGGGTCTCCCTTCGTTGGTTCCGTGATCTGTTCGGGAAAGCGGTGCAGGACGAGGCCCATGAGGCGGGACTATCTGTTTACGACTATTTTAACCGGCTGGCGGAGCAGTCAAAAGCCGGGGCAGGCGGCCTCCTCTACCTCCCCTACCTCTCCGGCGAAAAGTCACCCATCTGGAATCCAGATGCAAAAGGAGTGTTCTTTGGCCTGAGCATCAAATCTTCCTATGGAGATTGTGTGAGAGCCATCATGGAGGGCGTTGCCTATTCGATCCGGGATTGTATGAATACCGTAATACACAATTCGCCTCCTCCCGAACTTATTCCCCTCGGCGGAGGCATCGGCAAGAGTACCATCTGGTGCCAGATTATGGCGGATGTTTTAGGCTGCAAGATTTTAAAGCTGGAAAACAGTGAGACGGAAACCCTGGGCGATATGATTGTAGCTGCCCAAAGTATTAATCTGCAGGAAATCCCTTGCGATTTCGGCAAAAAACATGCATCGGGCACCATCTTGATTCCAGATGGAAGCTGCAGGCAAATTTATGAAGAGGGATTTCGCAAATACAAATCCCTGTACGAAAGTTTAAAACCGCTTTTCTGA
- a CDS encoding class II aldolase/adducin family protein, producing MSTSTLIDEFLELCHSFHRRGFVSGTGGNVSVRCGEQFLITPSGVSLRSLRKDDLVLLSQDGTFFCKQAHLPSKEWRMHLECYQRSDVNAVVHVHSTYATAVSCLKELDPGCAMPVYTPGYGLRVGALKAVAYERPGSEELARLAGQVIRTSNSVIMENHGILAVGASLTQAADLIEEIEENAHLMLLLGQAGNALTEENQADLSGQIQADGGGAQ from the coding sequence ATGTCAACCTCAACTTTAATAGACGAATTTTTAGAACTATGCCACTCTTTTCACCGCCGCGGCTTTGTCAGCGGAACGGGAGGCAATGTGAGCGTGCGTTGCGGGGAGCAATTTCTTATCACCCCTTCCGGTGTCAGCCTGCGCTCCCTCCGGAAGGATGATCTTGTCTTACTATCACAGGATGGGACTTTTTTCTGCAAACAGGCGCATCTGCCTTCCAAAGAGTGGAGAATGCATCTTGAATGTTATCAGCGCTCCGATGTCAACGCCGTAGTCCATGTCCACAGCACCTATGCCACCGCGGTTTCCTGTCTGAAGGAACTGGATCCCGGCTGCGCCATGCCCGTCTACACACCGGGATATGGATTGAGAGTAGGGGCTTTAAAGGCTGTCGCATATGAACGCCCGGGCTCCGAAGAACTGGCGCGCCTGGCTGGACAGGTGATTCGGACAAGTAATTCCGTTATAATGGAGAATCATGGCATTCTGGCCGTTGGCGCCTCTCTCACCCAGGCCGCTGACCTGATCGAAGAGATCGAAGAAAATGCCCACCTTATGCTTCTCCTGGGACAGGCGGGAAATGCATTAACGGAGGAAAATCAGGCGGATCTCTCCGGCCAAATACAGGCGGATGGGGGCGGGGCGCAATGA
- a CDS encoding GntR family transcriptional regulator, protein MNKDKVIANDSIAGTNDLSKFVSTSLVDVVTDKIRDDILLGRLEPGQKLVVRELSERYNVSHTPIKDALNRLLSEGYVEASPRKSMLVRVFSNADLIESLEARLMCELFCAGSIVSEVGKHPEVTDMMRECITDMRQSILNNSQYESWVRFETRFHMAYMNHCGNKEIFSIYNGLDTNKATYMTYLNQCHSPLKLSSLEKNIEEHELILKALLDGDVGAFKSAVSRHLYRACEDYADSGELVARISQLKETTGKFLGE, encoded by the coding sequence ATGAATAAAGATAAAGTGATAGCAAATGATTCAATTGCAGGTACCAACGATTTGTCGAAATTTGTCAGTACATCTTTAGTGGATGTGGTAACGGATAAGATTAGAGATGACATTCTTCTGGGACGGCTTGAGCCAGGCCAGAAGCTTGTAGTCCGCGAATTGTCGGAGCGATATAATGTCAGCCATACGCCGATTAAGGATGCGTTAAACAGGCTGCTGTCTGAAGGATATGTGGAAGCGTCCCCCAGAAAAAGCATGTTGGTTCGGGTCTTTTCCAATGCTGATTTGATTGAGAGCCTCGAGGCAAGGCTGATGTGTGAACTGTTTTGTGCGGGAAGTATTGTGTCAGAGGTGGGAAAACATCCGGAAGTGACGGATATGATGCGGGAGTGTATCACCGATATGAGACAGTCTATTTTAAACAATTCCCAGTATGAATCCTGGGTAAGATTTGAGACGCGCTTTCATATGGCTTATATGAACCACTGCGGAAATAAGGAAATCTTTTCGATTTACAACGGATTAGACACGAATAAGGCTACCTATATGACTTATTTGAATCAATGCCACTCACCTTTAAAGCTCAGCTCGCTGGAAAAAAATATCGAGGAGCATGAGCTAATCTTAAAAGCATTGCTGGACGGGGATGTCGGGGCTTTTAAGAGCGCGGTATCCCGTCATTTATACCGGGCGTGTGAAGATTACGCTGATAGTGGAGAATTAGTGGCAAGAATCAGTCAGTTAAAAGAAACAACGGGAAAATTTTTAGGAGAATAA